From Methanomassiliicoccales archaeon LGM-RCC1, one genomic window encodes:
- a CDS encoding EamA family transporter, which yields MRSDLLPAIYVMIGASLWGIIGIFTRSLYAYDVSPLQMTFTRCLITLVAMFLVILSVDKKKLRIEPRDIWMFVGTGLFSIVFFNIMYFTTQQMVSLSTASVLLYTAPCFVVVMSAILFKEKMTKNKVLALVIAFIGCVFTTGLGFGDLNIGIAFGVLAGFGYSLYSIFGKYALEKYSLLTVLFYTFLVATLCLVPFTDVPYVLGACMNTDILLNVLGLGIVSTILPYFFYTTGLRGMEAGKASIIAFVEPMVATVLSIIVGDEFGWMNVLGIALILVSVIMLNTRKDTAFR from the coding sequence ATGAGGTCCGATCTCCTTCCAGCGATATACGTCATGATAGGTGCATCGCTCTGGGGAATCATCGGGATCTTCACACGTTCTCTCTACGCATACGACGTGTCCCCTCTGCAGATGACCTTCACGAGGTGCCTCATCACACTGGTTGCTATGTTCCTTGTCATACTCTCGGTAGACAAGAAGAAGCTCAGAATAGAGCCCAGGGACATATGGATGTTCGTGGGCACGGGTCTCTTCAGCATCGTGTTCTTCAACATCATGTACTTCACGACGCAGCAGATGGTCTCGCTTTCCACGGCATCGGTCCTGCTGTACACCGCGCCGTGCTTCGTGGTCGTCATGTCGGCCATACTGTTCAAGGAGAAGATGACCAAGAACAAGGTGCTGGCACTGGTCATCGCGTTCATCGGATGCGTTTTCACCACAGGCCTAGGATTCGGCGACCTCAACATAGGAATCGCGTTCGGAGTGCTGGCCGGATTCGGCTACTCCCTCTACTCGATATTCGGGAAGTACGCACTGGAGAAGTACAGTCTGCTAACGGTGCTGTTCTACACGTTCCTTGTCGCAACGTTATGCCTGGTGCCGTTCACCGATGTGCCTTATGTCCTGGGAGCCTGCATGAATACCGATATCCTGCTCAATGTGCTCGGACTGGGCATAGTGTCCACGATCCTGCCGTACTTCTTCTACACAACCGGACTGAGGGGCATGGAGGCCGGCAAGGCATCCATAATAGCGTTCGTCGAGCCGATGGTCGCTACCGTCCTCAGCATAATCGTCGGCGACGAGTTCGGGTGGATGAATGTACTCGGTATAGCTCTGATCCTGGTATCGGTGATAATGCTGAACACCAGGAAGGACACCGCATTCAGATGA
- a CDS encoding RlmE family RNA methyltransferase: MADLHDRWVAERRNEHYYKLAKKLNYRSRASFKLIQIDERFGIFKEGDSVVDLGACPGGWCQVAQERTWPNGHVIGVDLRYIKPMDGVEFIIGDITEDSTMRELLNRFHGKADVVLSDMAPNIAGHYSTDHARSINLCMFAVDVCDRILKKEGKLVMKVFMGDMFDSLKEELEKRFQSVKVHSPDASRPTSSEVYVIAQGFYGKSVKLKDVTEKEKKPEFTVKGGFI, encoded by the coding sequence ATGGCCGACCTACACGACCGTTGGGTTGCAGAGAGGAGGAACGAGCACTACTACAAGCTCGCCAAGAAGCTCAATTACCGCTCCAGGGCATCCTTCAAGCTCATCCAGATCGACGAGAGGTTCGGCATTTTCAAGGAAGGCGACTCAGTTGTGGACCTGGGAGCATGTCCCGGAGGATGGTGTCAGGTCGCCCAGGAGAGGACCTGGCCCAACGGCCATGTCATCGGTGTCGACCTGAGGTATATCAAGCCCATGGACGGCGTGGAGTTCATCATCGGCGACATCACCGAGGATTCCACCATGAGGGAGCTCCTCAACAGGTTCCACGGGAAGGCGGACGTCGTCCTATCCGATATGGCGCCCAATATCGCCGGCCATTATTCAACCGATCACGCCAGATCCATCAATCTCTGCATGTTCGCTGTCGATGTCTGCGACCGCATCCTGAAGAAGGAAGGGAAGCTGGTCATGAAGGTCTTCATGGGAGACATGTTCGATTCGCTGAAGGAAGAGCTTGAGAAGCGCTTCCAATCGGTTAAGGTCCATTCGCCGGATGCGTCCAGACCTACATCTTCGGAGGTCTATGTGATCGCCCAGGGATTCTACGGCAAATCCGTCAAGCTGAAGGATGTCACCGAGAAGGAGAAGAAGCCGGAGTTCACGGTCAAAGGCGGATTCATATGA
- the gltS gene encoding sodium/glutamate symporter: MYQSAAIGAIVLVFGGYLINKIPALRKFCIPAAVVGGLIFSLAMLILHSGSVAEITFDETIKDICMRVFFCSVGFMASFKMLKSGGRILVVMVILALMMVVMQDVIGIVSVSAFGLDPKYGLALGSISLTGGHGTAAAYGQVLVEDYGLVGGDVVAIAAATFGLAIAGMLGGPLGRRLVKKHNLVSEGEIDEKEEMKERIISPHEFLVAFLLLVICMGLGTLINNALSMVGIALPTYLGALIVAIIVRNVADVLGFTLPNKEIETIGWVCLSLFLSMALMSIKLWQLADLAAVMVITLLIQTVALSIFAYHLVFRFTGANFDSAALVSGTMGFGMGATPNAVANVEAMISENGPAPVAYFIVPLIGGVFMDLINVSVLTVLLNVL; encoded by the coding sequence ATGTATCAAAGCGCCGCCATCGGTGCGATAGTTCTAGTTTTCGGAGGATACCTCATCAACAAGATCCCTGCGCTCAGGAAGTTCTGCATACCCGCAGCGGTGGTAGGCGGACTCATCTTCTCTCTGGCGATGCTGATATTGCATTCCGGGAGCGTGGCCGAGATCACCTTCGACGAGACGATCAAGGACATCTGCATGAGAGTGTTCTTCTGCTCGGTGGGTTTCATGGCATCCTTCAAGATGCTGAAGTCCGGCGGCAGGATCCTCGTGGTCATGGTCATCCTGGCCCTCATGATGGTCGTCATGCAGGATGTCATAGGCATCGTGAGCGTGAGCGCGTTCGGCCTGGACCCCAAGTACGGATTGGCCCTGGGCTCGATATCGTTGACAGGCGGTCACGGAACGGCAGCAGCCTACGGCCAGGTCCTTGTGGAGGACTACGGACTCGTGGGAGGCGATGTCGTTGCCATAGCGGCCGCGACGTTCGGACTGGCCATAGCAGGTATGCTGGGCGGACCCCTTGGAAGGCGCCTTGTGAAGAAACACAATCTCGTTTCCGAAGGAGAGATCGATGAAAAGGAGGAGATGAAGGAGAGGATCATATCGCCGCATGAATTCCTGGTCGCTTTCCTTCTGCTGGTGATCTGTATGGGTCTGGGAACCCTCATCAACAATGCCTTGAGCATGGTCGGAATTGCATTGCCGACCTATCTGGGGGCATTGATCGTGGCGATAATCGTCAGGAATGTGGCCGATGTCCTCGGTTTCACCCTGCCCAACAAGGAGATCGAGACCATAGGATGGGTCTGCCTCAGTCTGTTCCTCTCCATGGCCCTCATGTCCATCAAGCTGTGGCAGCTGGCGGATCTGGCGGCCGTGATGGTGATCACCCTCCTCATACAGACGGTGGCGCTGAGCATCTTCGCCTACCATCTGGTGTTCAGATTCACCGGTGCCAACTTCGATTCGGCCGCACTGGTATCGGGAACAATGGGGTTCGGTATGGGTGCGACGCCGAACGCCGTCGCCAACGTTGAAGCGATGATATCGGAGAACGGTCCCGCCCCGGTCGCCTACTTCATAGTGCCCCTCATAGGAGGGGTCTTCATGGACCTCATCAACGTCAGCGTTCTGACGGTCCTGCTGAACGTACTGTGA
- a CDS encoding (Fe-S)-binding protein, translating to MPELMGLKIINMPQISQELTQCVQCGYCIDVCEAHAQTPWDSVTPRGKIYYLKQLDLMGRGGMDKMLGRPVSLSPEFVDAMYKCTGCGNCEVVCHAKIRLVDLWETMRKWMVEIGIGPMPAAVMMGKSIHANHNPYNEPDSKRDAWWPEDVERHLPANVIFFAGCTGSYRMQHIAQAGVRVLDRAGVQMNCLGPDEWCCSSPLIRTGNEKESTDCAQHNVEKADGMGAKDMVMTCSGCYKTVSCDFGRFYAKAGQNVYHFSQYVEQLINDRKLPLNNEFNHKVTYHDPCHLGRHSGVYDAPRNVLKKIKGVEFVEMERSRENSRCCGAGGGYKSTYPDFALNIGIERVHDAEETGADVLVSCCPFCALNLSQAAKKIGSPIKVMDLSQVLLEVTAPKPEEPAADKA from the coding sequence ATGCCAGAATTAATGGGACTCAAAATCATAAACATGCCTCAGATCTCGCAGGAACTCACACAGTGCGTTCAGTGCGGATACTGTATCGATGTCTGCGAGGCTCACGCCCAGACACCTTGGGACTCAGTCACCCCCAGGGGAAAGATCTACTACCTCAAGCAGCTGGACCTGATGGGACGCGGCGGAATGGACAAGATGCTCGGAAGGCCCGTATCACTCAGCCCTGAGTTCGTTGACGCCATGTACAAGTGCACAGGATGCGGAAACTGTGAGGTTGTCTGTCACGCCAAGATCCGCCTCGTCGACCTCTGGGAGACGATGAGGAAGTGGATGGTGGAGATCGGAATCGGACCCATGCCCGCAGCGGTCATGATGGGAAAGAGCATCCACGCCAACCACAACCCCTACAACGAGCCCGACTCGAAGAGGGATGCATGGTGGCCCGAGGATGTCGAGAGGCACCTCCCTGCTAACGTCATCTTCTTCGCAGGATGTACCGGATCCTACAGGATGCAGCACATCGCACAGGCCGGAGTCAGGGTCCTGGACCGCGCAGGCGTCCAGATGAACTGCCTCGGACCCGACGAGTGGTGCTGTTCGTCACCCCTCATCAGGACAGGAAACGAGAAGGAGTCCACAGACTGCGCCCAGCACAACGTCGAGAAGGCGGATGGAATGGGAGCGAAGGACATGGTCATGACCTGTTCCGGATGCTACAAGACAGTCTCCTGCGACTTCGGAAGGTTCTACGCGAAGGCCGGACAGAACGTCTACCACTTCTCTCAGTACGTGGAGCAGCTCATCAACGACAGGAAGCTCCCGCTGAACAACGAGTTCAACCACAAGGTCACATACCACGACCCCTGCCACCTCGGAAGGCACTCCGGTGTCTACGACGCACCCAGGAACGTCCTCAAGAAGATCAAGGGCGTCGAGTTCGTCGAGATGGAGAGGTCCAGGGAGAACTCCAGGTGCTGCGGTGCCGGAGGAGGATACAAGAGCACATACCCCGATTTCGCTCTCAACATCGGAATCGAGAGGGTGCACGATGCGGAGGAGACCGGAGCGGACGTCCTCGTCAGCTGCTGTCCTTTCTGTGCCCTGAACCTCAGCCAGGCCGCTAAGAAGATCGGCTCGCCCATCAAGGTCATGGATCTCTCACAGGTCCTCCTCGAGGTCACCGCGCCCAAACCCGAAGAGCCCGCAGCGGACAAAGCCTGA
- a CDS encoding DUF3877 family protein — protein MNGDELFSRVITTIQEMYLKIGDSYGSVSLYYPFESDDPIEDEFRHAAADFPDMLLERLPQRLRVTVSEKDCVRISKMPVKETIRDMVTITKGGTGIDAVKEYIGSRYPDSKMVKSGYIDFDWILTFPEGLDDDVYCLSEELGRVTYHRFSKEEYLALGFEIPE, from the coding sequence ATGAACGGAGACGAACTGTTCTCCAGGGTGATCACCACCATCCAGGAGATGTATCTGAAGATCGGGGATTCCTACGGGAGCGTGTCGCTCTACTATCCTTTCGAGAGCGATGATCCCATCGAGGATGAGTTCCGTCATGCCGCAGCCGATTTCCCGGATATGTTACTGGAGAGGCTGCCACAGCGTCTGAGGGTGACAGTCAGCGAGAAGGATTGTGTCCGCATATCGAAGATGCCCGTCAAGGAAACCATCAGGGACATGGTGACGATCACCAAAGGCGGGACAGGCATCGATGCCGTGAAGGAATACATCGGCAGCAGGTATCCGGATTCCAAGATGGTGAAGTCGGGCTACATCGATTTCGACTGGATACTGACTTTCCCTGAAGGGCTGGATGACGATGTGTACTGTCTTTCAGAAGAATTGGGACGGGTGACCTATCACAGGTTCTCCAAGGAAGAGTATCTGGCCTTGGGATTCGAGATCCCGGAATGA
- a CDS encoding fumarylacetoacetate hydrolase family protein, which produces MKPTKIVCIGWNYKSHVSELKSKLPEVPTIFFKPTSCLIGDGDEIVIPEGVTNVQHEVELALIYGKDCKDVSEKDAMSYISHVAVFNDVSARDMQWKARDEGNTWDLAKGMDTFGPMSDPVPIENAGDLQNLELELTVNGEVRQKGNTANMIFTLPWMVSYVSRFITMYEGDILITGTPEGVSEIKPGDTVVAKIQNVGTLTNKVR; this is translated from the coding sequence ATGAAACCTACTAAGATCGTCTGCATCGGATGGAACTACAAATCGCATGTCTCCGAGCTCAAGTCCAAGCTCCCTGAGGTGCCTACGATATTCTTCAAACCCACCAGTTGCTTGATTGGAGACGGTGACGAGATAGTGATCCCGGAAGGTGTGACGAATGTGCAGCACGAGGTGGAACTGGCGCTCATCTACGGAAAGGACTGCAAGGACGTCTCTGAGAAGGACGCGATGTCATACATCTCCCATGTAGCTGTTTTCAATGATGTGTCCGCCAGGGATATGCAGTGGAAGGCACGTGATGAAGGCAACACATGGGATTTGGCCAAGGGCATGGACACCTTCGGACCGATGTCCGATCCCGTGCCGATCGAGAACGCAGGCGACCTGCAGAACCTAGAACTCGAGCTGACGGTCAACGGCGAGGTCAGGCAGAAGGGCAACACCGCCAACATGATCTTCACCCTGCCATGGATGGTCTCTTACGTCTCCAGGTTCATCACGATGTACGAGGGCGACATCCTAATCACGGGCACACCTGAAGGTGTATCCGAGATCAAGCCCGGTGACACCGTCGTAGCGAAAATTCAGAACGTGGGCACTCTGACCAACAAGGTCAGATGA
- a CDS encoding flavodoxin family protein: MSNIIILNAAARKNGNTAALVESFTKGAKESGNSVKEFYLQTMSIRGCLACMGCTRNADPCAQKDEMTQIYDAFKECDVVVLSSPVYFLGVAGPLKTTVDRLFAMFSKYGFEACQRDCALLMTSDDPQYDLSVDWYRNFVDSVGWNSLGEVLGSGGTQQAHDLGASIN; encoded by the coding sequence ATGTCCAACATCATCATACTGAATGCAGCCGCAAGGAAGAACGGAAACACGGCCGCCCTGGTCGAATCGTTCACCAAGGGAGCCAAGGAATCCGGGAACTCTGTGAAGGAGTTCTACCTTCAGACAATGAGCATCCGCGGATGCCTCGCATGCATGGGATGCACCCGCAATGCGGATCCATGCGCTCAGAAGGATGAGATGACGCAGATCTACGACGCATTCAAGGAGTGCGATGTCGTGGTCCTGTCCTCGCCTGTGTACTTCCTGGGAGTGGCCGGACCCCTCAAGACCACCGTCGACAGATTGTTCGCGATGTTCTCCAAATACGGCTTCGAGGCCTGCCAGAGGGACTGCGCCCTGCTGATGACATCGGACGATCCGCAGTATGACCTGTCGGTGGATTGGTACAGGAACTTCGTGGACAGCGTGGGATGGAACAGCCTCGGAGAGGTACTGGGATCCGGAGGGACCCAACAGGCCCACGACCTCGGTGCATCGATCAACTGA
- a CDS encoding DEAD/DEAH box helicase: MTFPELCPDIVRVLAEKGITEPTPPQADSIPRIIRGENLLLVAPTGIGKTEAAILPILEMIKRSQGKPGIRCIYITPLRALNRDMLKRMEDYGRELGITVGVRHGDTSQAERNKQSEHPPEILITTPETLQVMFTGKRLAQHMKNVEWVIVDEIHELANTERGAQMSVGLERLVLLAGNYQRIGLSATVGNIENVANFLAGNNREVVVRKHDTFREFDIKVESPEPADKDSELIDKLQSDPDILAVMKRARQIVESGNSTLFFVNTRETAEWLAARYHLWDDNISIEVHHGSLSKENRMEMEDRFKRGDVKCLICTSSLELGIDVGTTEMVIQYNSPRQVSRMIQRAGRAGHRIGEVIRAKIIATAPDEVAEAMVVARKSDSKELEFFEGRECPLSVVANQLIAMTMSGAMDKELAYKVMRNAYPFRNLTMGQMLDVLEQLKSIKMVFDDGNTFKRSKKGMNYFYDNISMIPDERTYLIRDIGTRAIIGTLDESFVASFAEEYAMFIAKGRTWRIVEMREDEILVEEAKEVGSVPNWVGSDIPVPFEIAMEVGRMRRLRNFGDYPGDEGCVRVLKQYFAEQDEKSIMPTDKMVTIDLAQQMAIVNCCFGSRVNETLGKIYSALLSARLGESIGVTTDPYRIILELPRYVDKDTMMNTIRSVKPGTVEALARMTILNSSFLRWRFVYVAKKFGIVEKEADHRFMNFGRLFDLHKDTPAYTEAINKVLWEDLDIPNTEKVVKMIADGEIEMKVQRLSHIALEGITRSKELMQPVRADHSILMALKKRLEDEILFASCMHCGSQTRFRVGDAPKKFKCPQCGGVMIAALKNYERDTVKLIKEPALSKQEKLDLQKMSRNANLIAEQGNRAALVLAGRGIGPDTAARILRTLHTDEDEFLREIMNAEILFAKNKRFWD; encoded by the coding sequence ATGACATTCCCCGAACTCTGCCCCGACATCGTACGCGTCCTGGCGGAGAAGGGGATAACCGAACCGACACCTCCCCAGGCCGACTCCATCCCCAGGATCATCAGGGGAGAGAACCTGCTTCTCGTGGCCCCGACCGGAATAGGGAAGACGGAGGCCGCCATCCTGCCCATCCTGGAGATGATCAAGAGATCGCAGGGGAAGCCCGGGATCAGATGCATCTACATCACTCCCCTCAGGGCCCTGAACAGGGACATGCTGAAGAGGATGGAGGACTACGGCAGGGAACTGGGCATAACGGTTGGCGTGAGGCACGGGGACACATCCCAAGCCGAGAGGAACAAGCAGTCCGAGCATCCCCCCGAGATCCTAATCACCACTCCGGAGACCCTACAGGTGATGTTCACCGGCAAGAGGCTCGCCCAGCACATGAAGAATGTGGAATGGGTGATCGTGGACGAGATACATGAGCTGGCCAACACCGAGAGAGGGGCCCAGATGAGCGTAGGTCTTGAAAGACTGGTGCTCCTGGCGGGCAACTATCAGAGGATCGGCCTTTCCGCCACCGTCGGTAATATCGAGAATGTAGCGAATTTCCTGGCGGGCAACAACAGGGAGGTCGTCGTGAGGAAGCATGACACCTTCAGGGAATTCGACATAAAGGTCGAGAGCCCAGAGCCTGCCGATAAGGATTCGGAGCTCATCGACAAGCTCCAGAGCGACCCCGACATACTGGCGGTGATGAAGAGAGCCAGACAGATAGTCGAGAGCGGCAATTCCACACTGTTCTTCGTGAACACCAGGGAGACGGCCGAGTGGCTCGCCGCCCGTTACCACCTTTGGGATGACAACATATCGATCGAGGTCCACCACGGATCCCTGTCCAAGGAGAACAGGATGGAGATGGAGGACCGCTTCAAAAGAGGGGACGTGAAGTGCCTCATCTGCACATCGTCCCTGGAATTGGGAATAGATGTCGGTACCACGGAGATGGTAATCCAATACAATTCCCCCAGACAGGTCTCCCGTATGATTCAGCGCGCTGGACGGGCCGGCCACAGGATCGGGGAGGTCATCAGGGCGAAGATAATCGCTACCGCACCTGACGAGGTGGCGGAGGCCATGGTCGTCGCCAGGAAATCAGACTCCAAGGAGCTGGAGTTCTTCGAGGGCAGGGAATGCCCGCTATCAGTGGTGGCCAACCAGCTCATCGCCATGACCATGAGCGGCGCTATGGACAAGGAGCTGGCCTACAAGGTCATGAGGAACGCCTATCCATTCAGGAACCTGACCATGGGTCAGATGCTGGATGTGCTGGAGCAGCTGAAGAGCATCAAGATGGTCTTCGACGACGGCAACACCTTCAAGCGCTCCAAGAAAGGGATGAACTACTTCTACGACAACATCTCGATGATCCCTGACGAGAGGACGTATCTTATCCGCGACATCGGGACCAGGGCAATAATCGGTACGCTGGACGAAAGCTTCGTCGCATCGTTCGCCGAGGAATACGCCATGTTCATCGCCAAAGGACGCACCTGGCGCATAGTCGAGATGAGGGAGGACGAGATCCTGGTCGAGGAGGCCAAGGAGGTTGGTTCAGTCCCGAACTGGGTGGGATCGGATATCCCTGTTCCCTTCGAGATCGCCATGGAGGTCGGCAGGATGAGGAGGCTCAGGAACTTCGGCGACTATCCCGGCGACGAAGGATGCGTGAGGGTCCTGAAGCAATACTTCGCGGAACAGGACGAGAAATCGATCATGCCCACCGACAAGATGGTCACGATAGACCTGGCCCAGCAGATGGCGATAGTCAACTGCTGCTTCGGGAGCAGGGTGAACGAGACTCTGGGGAAGATCTACTCAGCTCTCCTGAGCGCACGCCTCGGGGAATCCATAGGTGTGACGACCGATCCCTACCGTATCATCCTCGAATTGCCCAGATACGTGGACAAGGACACCATGATGAACACCATCAGGTCCGTCAAACCGGGAACCGTGGAAGCATTGGCCAGGATGACCATCCTCAACTCATCGTTCCTGAGATGGAGATTCGTCTATGTGGCGAAGAAGTTCGGTATCGTGGAGAAGGAGGCGGACCATCGCTTCATGAACTTCGGAAGGCTGTTCGACCTCCACAAGGACACACCGGCTTACACCGAGGCGATTAACAAGGTCCTGTGGGAGGATCTGGACATCCCCAACACCGAGAAGGTCGTGAAGATGATCGCCGACGGTGAGATAGAGATGAAGGTCCAGAGGCTGTCGCATATCGCTCTAGAAGGGATCACGAGATCGAAGGAACTGATGCAGCCTGTGCGTGCGGACCATTCCATCCTGATGGCGCTGAAGAAGAGGCTGGAGGATGAGATCCTGTTCGCATCTTGCATGCACTGCGGTTCCCAGACCAGGTTCAGGGTCGGGGATGCCCCGAAGAAATTCAAATGCCCCCAATGCGGAGGAGTTATGATCGCAGCTCTGAAGAACTACGAGAGGGATACGGTGAAGCTGATCAAGGAACCCGCCCTTTCTAAACAGGAGAAGCTGGACCTCCAGAAGATGAGCCGCAATGCGAATCTCATCGCTGAACAAGGCAACAGGGCAGCCCTTGTACTGGCAGGAAGAGGGATCGGCCCGGATACAGCGGCCAGGATCCTTCGTACACTGCACACTGACGAGGATGAGTTCCTCAGAGAGATCATGAATGCGGAGATACTCTTCGCGAAGAACAAGAGATTCTGGGATTGA